The Arachis hypogaea cultivar Tifrunner chromosome 19, arahy.Tifrunner.gnm2.J5K5, whole genome shotgun sequence genome has a window encoding:
- the LOC112776679 gene encoding uncharacterized protein, with the protein MMEGGSTTLAAVPSESSAMAAGLLAAAVVGGLLCMVAGKLFCHRSYPETPSESDSAAAGVLRPPEPLLEVLATSAVAGKVAVDLPELLAATGAVAGSVRNRSCFILLFRAVCAAAEMCGAVL; encoded by the exons ATGATGGAGGGTGGTTCCACCACCCTTGCTGCCGTGCCGTCAGAATCTTCCGCCATGGCCGCCGGTCTCCTAGCTGCTGCTGTGGTTGGGGGTCTGCTGTGTATGGTCGCCGGAAAACTTTTCTGCCACCGGAGCTACCCTGAAACACCATCGGAGTCTGACAGCGCCGCTGCCGGAGTTCTGAGGCCACCGGAACCACTGCTAGAGGTTCTGGCTACTTCTGCCGTCGCTGGAAAagttgccg TTGACCTACCGGAGCTTTTGGCCGCTACCGGAGCTGTTGCCGGGTCGGTCCGGAATCGCAGCTGCTTCATTTTGTTGTTTCG AGCTGTTTGTGCTGCTGCGGAAatgtgtggggctgtgctttga